Proteins from one Bactrocera neohumeralis isolate Rockhampton chromosome 3, APGP_CSIRO_Bneo_wtdbg2-racon-allhic-juicebox.fasta_v2, whole genome shotgun sequence genomic window:
- the LOC126752229 gene encoding RNA-binding protein 39, whose protein sequence is MAEDFDVEAMLEAPYVKNNVPSRGGDHDASSRKSPYRAHQESSSSKGGSKSSSHLNGRKHYSRSRSGSPRTTDDRKAHKSKDRDRQRDRDESSYSKDRDRARDKDRVRDRERNGERERRYGSQDRDRDRERDRDRDAEKRRSRSKDRRRSSRSRERDRRSRERRGSRPRSERRRSRSPTRDRRSREKKLSPIREYKGGRPGFGSNSRERSTKRRSNSPRPFRRGRTPPNGLGDRSPRADLSPEERDARTVFCMQLSQRIRARDLEEFFSSVGKVRDVRLITCNKTKRFKGIAYIEFKDPESVALALGLSGQRLLGIPISVQHTQAEKNRIANAVPTFTPKNHTGPMRLYVGSLHFNITEDMLKGIFEPFGKIDSIQLIMDTETGRSKGYGFITYHNADDAKKALEQLNGFELAGRPMKVGNVTERLDMNTSSLDTDEMDRSGIDLGATGRLQLMFKLAEGAGLAVPQAAANALLATAPQPAPIQTQTQTPAIATQCFMLSNMFDPRTETNPAWDSEIRDDVIDECSKHGGVLHIFVDKASPTGNVYVKCPSITTAVLAVNALHGRWFAGRVITAAYVPLLNYHSLFPDAITAVNLLASKRKSGE, encoded by the exons aaTGTACCCAGTCGGGGAGGAGATCACGATGCCAGCAGCAGAAAGTCACCATACAGAGCGCATCAGGAGAGTAGCAGTAGCAAGGGTGGAAGCAAATCGTCATCACACTTGAATGGACGTAAACATTATTCAAG aaGTCGTTCGGGTTCACCACGTACTACAGATGATCGAAAAGCGCACAAATCAAAGGATCGCGATCGTCAACGTGATAGAGATGAAAGTAGTTATTCCAAGGATAGGGATCGCGCCCGTGACAAAGATCGCGTACGTGATCGTGAACGAAATGGAGAACGTGAGCGCCGTTATGGATCACAAGATCGTGATCGCGACCGGGAACGTGACCGTGACCGTGATGCTGAGAAACGACGTAGTCGTTCCAAGGACAGACGTCGAAGTAGTCGATCACGAGAACGTGATCGTCGTTCAAGAGAAAGACGTGGTAGTAGACCACGCTCCGAACGACGACGTAGTCGTTCCCCAACACGAGATCGTCGCTCAAGAGAAAAAAAGCTAAGCCCGATTCGTGAATATAAAGGTGGTCGTCCAGGATTTGGTTCAAACTCGAGAGAAAGAAG CACCAAACGGCGAAGTAACTCTCCACGACCGTTCCGTCGCGGCAGAACGCCACCCAACGGTCTGGGTGATCGATCTCCGCGTGCCGATCTCAGTCCTGAGGAACGTGATGCGCGcactgtattttgtatgcaacTTTCACAACGCATACGTGCCCGCGACTTGGAAGAGTTTTTCTCAAGTGTCGGAAAAGTGCGAGATGTTCGCTTAATAACATGCAACAAAACGAAACGATTCAAAGGTATAGCATATATTGAATTCAAAGACCCAGAATCAGTTGCATTAGCACTGGGGCTGTCGGGTCAAAGACTACTGGGCATTCCAATTTCTGTACAACATACACAGGCTGAAAAAAATCGTATTGCAAATGCTGTACCCACGTTCACACCTAAAAATCACACTGGACCTATGCGATTATATGTAGGATCGCTGCATTTTAACATTACTGAAGATATGCTTAAAGGTATCTTTGAACCTTTTGGGAAAATTGACTCCATACAATTAATTATGGATACTGAGACTGGTCGTTCCAAAGGATACGGATTTATTAcg TATCATAATGCGGATGATGCCAAAAAAGCTTTAGAACAGCTAAACGGCTTCGAATTGGCAGGGCGACCAATGAAGGTGGGAAATGTGACTGAACGTTTAGATATGAACACGTCTTCTTTGGATACTGATGAAATGGATCGAAGCGGCATAGACCTGGGTGCCACTGGTAGATTGCAATTGATGTTTAAATTAGCAGAGGGTGCTGGTTTAGCAGTACCTCAAGCAGCAGCCAACGCATTATTAGCCACTGCGCCACAACCAGCACCAATTCAGACTCAGACTCAAACTCCGGCCATAGCTACACAATGCTTCATGCTATCCAACATGTTTGATCCCCGCACAGAAACGAATCCGGCATGGGATAGTGAAATACGTGACGATGTCATTGATGAATGTTCCAAGCATGGCGGTGTACTACACATTTTTGTTGACAAAGCATCACCAACGGGAAATGTCTATGTAAAATGTCCAAGCATAACCACCGCTGTTCTGGCAGTAAATGCTTTACATGGACGTTGGTTCGCTGGTCGCGTCATTACCGCAGCCTACGTACCATTGCTGAATTACCACTCTCTATTTCCAGATGCGATAACAGCAGTTAATTTGTTAGCCTCGAAACGAAAGTCCGGTGAATAA